A genomic segment from Euleptes europaea isolate rEulEur1 chromosome 15, rEulEur1.hap1, whole genome shotgun sequence encodes:
- the CXCR4 gene encoding C-X-C chemokine receptor type 4 — translation MSTGLFIIMPENSTDEPGSGDDRDYQEVCWEQNNADFNRIFLPTIFSIIFVMGIVGNGLVIVVMGYQKKLRSMTDKYRLHLSVADLLFVITLPFWSVDAVIGWYFGNALCKVVHIIYTVNLYSSVLILAFISLDRYLAIVHATNSQRPRKLLAERIIYVGVWLPAVLLTVPDMIFARTSDDGGKFVCQRFYPHNDWLISFRFQHILVGLILPGLIILTCYCIIITKLSHSKGHQKRKALKTTVILILAFFTCWLPYYIGISIDTFILLEVIKNGCRFETMVNKWISVTEALAFFHCCLNPILYAFLGAKFKTSAQNALTSVSRGSSLKILSKGKRGHSSVSTESESSSFHSS, via the coding sequence ATGTCTACCGGACTCTTCATTATTATGCCAGAAAACAGTACTGATGAGCCAGGATCTGGTGACGACAGGGACTACCAAGAGGTGTGCTGGGAGCAGAACAACGCTGATTTCAACCGGATTTTCTTGccaaccattttctccatcaTTTTCGTGATGGGGATCGTTGGCAATGGCTTGGTGATTGTCGTCATGGGCTACCAGAAGAAGCTCCGGAGCATGACCGACAAATACAGGCTACACCTCTCCGTGGCTGACCTTCTTTTTGTCATCACTTTGCCCTTCTGGTCTGTGGACGCCGTCATCGGCTGGTACTTTGGGAACGCCTTGTGCAAAGTGGTCCATATCATTTACACCGTCAACCTGTACAGCAGCGTCTTGATCTTGGCCTTCATCAGCTTAGACCGGTACCTGGCGATTGTGCATGCTACCAACAGCCAGAGGCCTAGGAAGTTGTTGGCTGAGAGAATTATCTACGTGGGCGTTTGGCTGCCAGCTGTGCTTCTGACTGTGCCTGATATGATCTTTGCTAGGACGAGCGATGACGGCGGGAAATTTGTGTGCCAgcggttttatcctcacaatgactgGCTGATTTCTTTCCGGTTCCAACACATTTTAGTGGGGCTCATCTTGCCCGGCCTTATAATACTGACTTGCTACTGCATTATCATCACGAAGCTGTCGCACTCAAAAGGCCATCAGAAGCGCAAAGCTTTGAAGACCACCGTCATCCTTATTCTTGCCTTCTTTACCTGCTGGTTACCATACTACATTGGCATCAGCATAGATACCTTTATCCTGCTCGAAGTCATCAAGAATGGCTGTAGGTTTGAGACCATGGTGAACAAATGGATCTCTGTCACAGAAGCCCTAGCGTTTTTCCACTGTTGCTTGAATCCCATCCTTTATGCTTTTCTGGGCGCCAAATTCAAGACATCAGCCCAGAACGCTTTAACCTCCGTAAGCAGAGGATCAAGCTTGAAAATCCTTTCCAAAGGCAAACGGGGACACTCTTCGGTTTCAACAGAGTCTGAATCTTCTAGTTTCCATTCCAGCTAA